One window of Ralstonia pickettii DTP0602 genomic DNA carries:
- a CDS encoding hypothetical protein (K05698: PTPRJ, DEP1; receptor-type tyrosine-protein phosphatase eta [EC:3.1.3.48]): MTAVSSSPNFAHGYPTPGPQISTPQKVMDYVFFLSETGWKQVREEEQFDYIVIGTGFCALAFCERILAATPKTRILMVERGPFFLPEHFQNLPIPYQHTLGGLTETFPWTLSSQTANQPSGHINWQHGMVPFFGGRSIMWSAWCPRPTRDEMAFWPEQTIAAAEARFASAETLLNVVPADKIDAASGPELQSIIARQRPTYGIMQTALQEMLNEKIGLIESATRWMPAPLAAGAGDASGVDFAKFSTPAVIMELASKQADLAAAGTGSPLRIVTNCIVERIHQQDGVATALDTSRGMLNVGHAKVILAMGTLPPTTLLLNSFPQMKRAGDRFTAHFITSVVARVPRKDFDFGHRIGELELAAIYLAGKNKDNNMQYHVQLSVLSDREPEKNAQKAARYMPDVVATASIAQLRSSEDYLVFVCAVLGEMDYRNPKNYFHLNGQADPTTNVTLQVLANENDRMTWDTMDTGTFQMMERVFAPKGNVEYWHGDPNTGTWSSERPSIEERRVGGLVHEGSTLWIGAGDEGVVGLDYRPNGVENVFVTGGALWPASGSWNPTMTMVALAQDLADQQLGLSSAPCDAPA, from the coding sequence GAGGAAGAGCAGTTCGACTACATCGTCATCGGCACCGGCTTTTGTGCGCTTGCGTTCTGCGAGCGCATCCTGGCGGCGACGCCGAAGACGCGCATCCTGATGGTGGAGCGCGGCCCGTTCTTCCTCCCCGAGCACTTTCAGAACCTCCCGATTCCCTACCAGCACACCCTCGGCGGCTTGACGGAAACCTTCCCCTGGACGCTCTCCAGCCAGACGGCCAACCAGCCCAGCGGGCATATCAACTGGCAGCATGGCATGGTGCCCTTCTTCGGGGGACGCAGCATCATGTGGAGCGCCTGGTGCCCCCGCCCCACGCGCGATGAGATGGCCTTCTGGCCGGAGCAGACCATCGCCGCCGCCGAAGCCCGCTTCGCTTCGGCCGAAACCCTGCTCAACGTGGTGCCCGCCGACAAGATCGACGCCGCCTCCGGACCTGAACTGCAGAGCATCATCGCCCGCCAGCGGCCAACCTACGGCATCATGCAGACCGCCCTGCAGGAGATGCTGAACGAGAAAATCGGCCTGATCGAGTCGGCGACCCGCTGGATGCCAGCGCCCCTCGCGGCGGGGGCGGGCGATGCGAGTGGGGTGGACTTCGCCAAGTTCTCCACCCCGGCGGTGATCATGGAGTTGGCCTCGAAGCAGGCCGATCTGGCAGCGGCCGGCACCGGCAGCCCCCTTCGCATCGTGACGAACTGCATCGTCGAGCGTATCCACCAACAGGACGGTGTGGCCACCGCGCTGGATACTTCACGCGGGATGCTCAACGTCGGCCACGCCAAGGTGATCCTGGCCATGGGCACGCTGCCGCCCACCACGCTCCTTCTCAACTCCTTCCCGCAGATGAAGCGGGCCGGGGATCGTTTCACCGCGCACTTCATCACCTCGGTGGTCGCCCGCGTGCCGCGAAAGGACTTCGACTTCGGCCATCGCATTGGCGAACTGGAGCTGGCGGCGATCTACCTCGCCGGCAAGAACAAGGACAACAACATGCAGTACCACGTCCAGCTCTCAGTGCTCTCCGACCGGGAGCCGGAGAAGAATGCCCAGAAAGCAGCCCGCTACATGCCGGATGTCGTGGCGACGGCCTCGATTGCACAATTGCGCTCCTCCGAGGACTACCTCGTTTTCGTTTGCGCGGTGCTGGGCGAAATGGACTATCGCAACCCGAAGAACTACTTCCACCTCAACGGGCAGGCGGATCCCACCACCAACGTGACACTGCAGGTGCTCGCCAACGAAAACGACCGGATGACCTGGGACACCATGGACACAGGCACATTCCAGATGATGGAGCGCGTCTTCGCCCCCAAGGGCAATGTGGAGTACTGGCACGGCGATCCGAATACCGGCACTTGGTCCTCCGAGCGCCCCTCCATTGAGGAGCGGCGGGTCGGCGGCCTGGTCCACGAGGGCTCCACGCTGTGGATCGGCGCCGGCGACGAGGGTGTGGTGGGCCTGGACTATCGCCCCAACGGCGTCGAAAACGTCTTTGTGACCGGCGGCGCCCTGTGGCCCGCCAGTGGTTCCTGGAACCCCACGATGACCATGGTGGCACTGGCCCAGGATCTCGCCGACCAGCAGCTCGGACTCTCTTCAGCGCCCTGCGACGCGCCGGCTTGA
- a CDS encoding integrase has translation MSERHCVGKAWATCSCAGPLSAHIEGFATFLGRQGYALSTVQTKLQLLVALSGWLQRRKMQVTDLDDERLGLFLAYHRRRGTRRGDERTGWQLLLYLRGLGCIPMPPESIDDTALGLIERDFARFLRSERGLKPATVENYLRTVRRFLVHRFRRQEPCLDELRLHDIHRFILERARHVRRSYAKLMVTALRSFLRFLHQRGAIALDLAAAVPTVANWRLSHLPISLTSDQIERLLTCCDRGTLIGQRDFTILLFLARLGLRAGEVVAMTLDDFDWQAGEFVVHGKGDRPERLPLPRDVGSALVHYLRYVRPPCLTRRVFVRMKAPRCGFSGSAAICDVVRRALARAGFDPAFKGAHLLRHSLATNMLRKGASLDEIGQLLRHVQPDTTQIYAKVDIRALRGIAQPWPGGV, from the coding sequence ATGTCAGAGCGGCACTGTGTTGGCAAAGCGTGGGCGACGTGTTCATGCGCGGGCCCGTTGAGCGCCCATATTGAGGGATTCGCAACGTTCCTTGGAAGGCAGGGTTATGCCCTGTCAACAGTACAGACGAAGCTACAACTACTCGTTGCTCTCAGCGGTTGGCTTCAGCGTCGCAAGATGCAAGTCACCGACCTCGACGATGAACGGCTTGGGCTGTTTCTGGCATACCACCGCCGACGTGGCACCAGGCGCGGCGATGAGCGCACCGGTTGGCAACTGCTCCTATATCTGCGCGGGCTCGGTTGCATACCGATGCCTCCTGAGTCGATCGACGACACCGCATTGGGTCTGATCGAGCGCGACTTCGCGCGATTCCTCCGTTCGGAGCGCGGGCTTAAGCCCGCTACCGTGGAGAACTACCTGCGCACGGTGCGACGCTTTCTTGTCCACCGTTTTAGGCGCCAGGAGCCGTGTCTTGACGAACTACGTCTGCACGATATTCATCGGTTTATTCTTGAACGAGCTCGCCATGTTCGACGAAGCTATGCCAAGTTGATGGTCACGGCGTTGCGTAGCTTTTTGCGCTTTCTGCATCAGCGAGGCGCCATCGCTTTGGATCTCGCTGCTGCGGTGCCGACCGTCGCGAACTGGCGGTTGTCGCACCTACCCATCTCGCTCACGAGCGATCAGATCGAACGTCTGCTCACCTGCTGTGACCGCGGAACCCTGATAGGCCAGCGCGACTTCACGATCCTTCTGTTTCTGGCCCGGCTCGGTTTGCGCGCTGGCGAAGTGGTTGCGATGACCCTGGATGATTTCGACTGGCAGGCTGGCGAGTTCGTTGTACACGGCAAAGGCGACCGCCCAGAACGATTGCCGCTGCCGCGAGATGTCGGCTCGGCACTGGTTCATTATCTCCGTTACGTTCGCCCTCCTTGCCTGACGCGGCGCGTCTTCGTCCGCATGAAGGCACCGCGATGTGGATTCTCCGGATCCGCCGCCATTTGCGATGTAGTGCGCCGAGCGCTCGCGCGTGCTGGGTTCGATCCGGCATTCAAAGGAGCCCATCTGCTGCGTCATTCCCTCGCCACAAACATGTTGCGTAAGGGTGCTTCTCTGGACGAGATCGGTCAGTTACTACGCCATGTCCAACCCGACACCACGCAGATCTATGCAAAGGTGGATATCCGGGCACTGCGAGGTATCGCGCAACCTTGGCCGGGGGGTGTCTAA
- a CDS encoding alkylhydroperoxidase → MRLDYTKVSPGGVKAFGSVYGYILQSGLDDVLVELVYLRVSQINGCKYCLDMHTRDLVKKGVSIGKLALVRVWQEAGALFSDREKAALAWAESVTRVSKTYVPDDAFRAAAAVFSEKELADLTMAISLMNALNRLAISFRRSPLVEDLGKA, encoded by the coding sequence ATGAGGCTGGACTATACAAAAGTGTCTCCGGGCGGCGTAAAGGCGTTCGGCAGTGTCTACGGATACATCCTGCAGTCCGGACTTGATGATGTTCTCGTGGAGCTGGTCTATCTGCGCGTAAGCCAGATCAATGGCTGCAAGTACTGCCTGGACATGCACACGCGCGACCTGGTGAAGAAAGGCGTGTCGATCGGAAAGCTCGCGCTCGTGCGAGTCTGGCAGGAAGCAGGCGCTCTCTTCAGTGACCGCGAAAAGGCAGCGCTTGCATGGGCTGAATCTGTGACGCGCGTCTCTAAAACTTATGTCCCTGATGACGCCTTCCGCGCGGCCGCAGCAGTCTTCAGCGAAAAGGAACTCGCTGACCTGACGATGGCGATCAGCCTGATGAATGCACTCAATCGCCTCGCAATCAGCTTCCGCCGCTCCCCGCTGGTCGAAGACTTGGGCAAGGCCTAA
- a CDS encoding hypothetical protein (K00680: E2.3.1.-), producing MKKLEALESIRGFSAAYVFVHHLHPFPGTIFEWLFRFGQEAVILFFLVSGFVIYHSCASAKRPQTVASFLRARAIRIYPIFLVALLLAALVAALTDRADCIQPTSLMANLLMLQDLPTIKHGAWFAPFCSNIALWSLSYEWWFYLGFAWLFLRPLRLSVTVQRWIVASISLFGTASYLVYPSQPALFASYFAIWWAGLELARQYREESALTFRAQRFPLLLVAASAVIWLIPAIHALVMHAYISPGLEPFGQIRHFGAALLFLVAGIALSRVASLPRRPLLLCSKLAPISYGLYATHYPILNFVSSLDLGKLQTFAVATPIALLVAYLVEIVMQPRISALFSGRSRRQPTPRATLESDSGRSKEKI from the coding sequence ATGAAAAAGCTCGAAGCACTGGAAAGCATCCGAGGATTCTCCGCAGCGTATGTATTCGTGCACCACCTGCACCCTTTCCCCGGCACAATCTTCGAGTGGCTATTCCGATTTGGGCAGGAAGCGGTTATCTTGTTCTTCCTTGTGTCCGGGTTCGTCATCTACCACTCATGTGCGTCGGCGAAGCGGCCGCAGACAGTCGCATCATTTCTGCGTGCACGGGCGATCCGCATTTATCCCATCTTCCTTGTGGCGCTGCTGCTGGCCGCGCTGGTCGCCGCCTTAACGGACCGCGCGGACTGCATCCAGCCGACTTCGCTGATGGCGAACCTGCTCATGTTGCAGGATCTGCCTACTATCAAGCACGGTGCCTGGTTCGCTCCGTTCTGCTCAAACATCGCGCTGTGGTCGCTGTCGTATGAGTGGTGGTTCTATCTCGGATTTGCGTGGCTGTTTCTGCGGCCTTTGCGCCTGTCCGTGACGGTGCAACGCTGGATCGTGGCAAGTATCAGCCTGTTTGGCACTGCGAGCTATCTCGTGTATCCGAGCCAGCCTGCACTGTTTGCAAGCTACTTTGCAATCTGGTGGGCTGGACTGGAACTGGCGCGGCAGTATCGGGAGGAATCCGCGCTCACCTTTCGCGCGCAGCGGTTCCCTCTGCTGCTCGTCGCGGCAAGCGCAGTGATATGGCTGATCCCTGCGATTCACGCCCTGGTCATGCATGCCTATATATCGCCCGGGCTGGAACCGTTCGGCCAGATTCGCCACTTCGGTGCCGCACTGTTGTTCCTGGTGGCCGGCATTGCCCTGTCACGCGTGGCGTCGCTCCCGCGGCGACCGCTCCTGTTGTGCAGCAAGCTGGCACCGATCTCCTACGGCCTGTATGCCACGCACTATCCCATCTTGAATTTCGTAAGCTCGCTGGATCTGGGCAAGCTGCAGACGTTCGCCGTGGCAACGCCTATCGCGTTGCTTGTCGCCTATCTGGTCGAGATTGTCATGCAGCCCAGAATCTCCGCACTATTTTCCGGACGCTCCCGCAGGCAGCCCACGCCCCGAGCGACGCTTGAAAGCGATTCAGGACGATCAAAGGAAAAGATTTAG
- a CDS encoding endonuclease DDE (K15608: PAX2; paired box protein 2): MLTDEERTKLTRLVRSKLTSVRLAQRARIVLLAANGLQNKDIAEQLGVGRVQVSRWRERYAQSGLAGIERDLPRGAPPVKVDTARLVELTTQTKPVAATHWSTRKMAAELGVSASTVMRHWHAHGLKPHIVRGFKVSRDPRFVEKLEDIVGLYMSPPEHALVLCCDEKSQVQALDRTQPGLPLKKGRAATMTHDYKRNGTTTLFAALNVLDGQVIAQCQQRHRHTEWLKFLRKIDRETPKDKTLHLIADNYATHKHPAVQDWLAKHPRINMHFTPTSASWLNMVERFFRDITTERLRRGVFTSVPELVDAINEYIAHHNTNPKPFIWTKSARDILQKVIRANRRLSSKQNGTLH, encoded by the coding sequence ATGTTGACCGACGAGGAGCGAACCAAGTTGACGAGGCTGGTTCGGTCGAAGCTCACGAGCGTGAGGCTGGCGCAGCGCGCGCGCATTGTGCTGCTGGCCGCCAACGGATTGCAGAACAAGGACATCGCCGAGCAGTTGGGAGTCGGACGCGTGCAGGTCTCGCGTTGGCGTGAGCGGTATGCCCAATCGGGGCTGGCCGGTATCGAACGCGACTTGCCGCGCGGTGCGCCGCCGGTGAAGGTGGACACGGCGCGGCTGGTGGAGCTGACCACTCAAACGAAGCCCGTGGCGGCCACGCACTGGAGCACGCGCAAGATGGCCGCCGAGTTGGGCGTGAGCGCCAGCACCGTCATGCGCCATTGGCACGCCCACGGGTTGAAGCCGCACATCGTGCGCGGCTTCAAGGTCTCGCGCGATCCGCGGTTCGTCGAGAAGCTTGAAGACATCGTTGGCCTCTACATGTCGCCACCCGAGCACGCGCTGGTGCTGTGCTGCGATGAGAAGAGCCAGGTGCAGGCGCTGGATCGCACGCAGCCCGGCTTGCCGTTGAAGAAGGGACGTGCGGCCACCATGACGCACGACTACAAGCGCAACGGCACGACCACGCTGTTTGCCGCGCTCAACGTGCTCGATGGCCAGGTCATCGCCCAGTGCCAGCAGCGCCACCGCCATACCGAGTGGCTGAAGTTCCTGCGCAAGATCGACCGCGAGACGCCCAAGGACAAAACGCTGCATCTGATCGCCGACAACTACGCCACCCACAAGCATCCTGCGGTGCAAGACTGGCTGGCCAAGCATCCGCGCATCAACATGCACTTCACGCCCACCTCGGCGTCATGGCTGAACATGGTCGAGCGGTTCTTTCGCGACATCACGACCGAGCGACTTCGCCGCGGCGTATTCACCAGCGTGCCGGAACTGGTCGACGCCATCAACGAGTACATCGCTCACCACAACACCAACCCCAAGCCGTTCATCTGGACCAAGAGCGCTCGCGACATCCTACAGAAGGTCATTCGCGCCAACCGCCGCTTAAGTTCCAAACAGAATGGAACATTGCACTAG
- a CDS encoding hydrolase produces MTSTGEIAKLVQPAADVATCAFRAPDPEPPLGAHLISPRKCYAHHGIYVGDGMVVHYAGYWHRQQRGPVEALTLEAFADDQGIIVLPSPMARYSATDAVRRARSRLGEDRYCLFTNNCEHFCMWCLYGESRSEQVQHCMVHPLSGLRLIACMLPDWWNTAAAFGGESPEAGRLRCAPM; encoded by the coding sequence ATGACTTCCACGGGTGAAATTGCAAAGCTGGTCCAGCCAGCGGCCGACGTGGCAACCTGCGCATTCCGAGCGCCAGATCCAGAGCCACCGCTCGGTGCGCATCTCATCTCTCCGCGCAAATGCTACGCTCATCACGGCATCTATGTCGGTGACGGCATGGTGGTTCACTACGCGGGCTACTGGCATCGGCAGCAACGAGGACCGGTCGAAGCGCTGACATTGGAAGCATTCGCCGACGATCAGGGCATCATCGTGCTGCCTTCGCCAATGGCGCGGTACAGCGCGACCGACGCTGTCCGGCGCGCCCGCTCCCGCCTGGGCGAGGACCGATATTGCCTGTTCACCAACAACTGCGAACACTTCTGCATGTGGTGCCTGTACGGCGAGAGCCGCAGCGAACAAGTGCAGCATTGCATGGTTCATCCGCTAAGCGGACTACGCCTGATCGCCTGCATGCTTCCAGATTGGTGGAATACCGCTGCAGCGTTTGGCGGCGAAAGTCCGGAGGCGGGACGGTTGCGCTGCGCTCCGATGTAG
- a CDS encoding DNA topoisomerase produces MGRRRKEPSLSEVLMDAPWWVSAALAVGAYIVFRAVVPAIFASRPLLTGISVLSQSLAWVPAAMFGFLGVLSYIRARGRAGTSKQEVPIRARRFRTSRPSSPPKSPRSSSESAKSKEVVGPPARTVPVPEKPEINSWTLDALKQLEWKRFELLCVGYYEAMGFTVKTVPHGPDGGIDATLYKAGLDVPVAVVQCKAWSKPVKVEQVRALAGVMHEHKVRRGVFWSLSGYVGRPVQESAERAGIQLLDGAGIVERIRALDQYKQSTLLKQAFRGDYLTPTCAACGIKMVERKGPAGPFWGCQNYPGCKVRLARNV; encoded by the coding sequence ATGGGTCGCAGGAGAAAGGAGCCCTCGCTTAGCGAGGTGTTGATGGATGCGCCGTGGTGGGTATCCGCCGCGCTGGCCGTGGGTGCCTATATTGTGTTTCGCGCGGTCGTGCCAGCGATATTCGCGTCGAGACCGTTGTTGACGGGCATTTCCGTGTTAAGCCAGTCGTTAGCCTGGGTTCCCGCCGCCATGTTCGGCTTCCTGGGTGTGCTGTCATACATCCGTGCGCGAGGTAGGGCAGGGACCAGCAAGCAAGAAGTCCCGATCAGGGCTCGGCGCTTCCGCACGAGCCGACCGTCCTCGCCGCCCAAGTCACCCCGGTCCTCCAGTGAATCCGCCAAGTCAAAGGAGGTCGTTGGCCCGCCAGCGCGGACAGTACCCGTACCGGAGAAGCCAGAAATCAATAGCTGGACGCTGGATGCCCTCAAGCAGTTAGAGTGGAAGCGATTTGAGCTACTTTGTGTTGGGTACTACGAGGCGATGGGGTTCACGGTCAAGACCGTCCCCCATGGGCCCGATGGCGGCATCGATGCTACTTTGTACAAGGCTGGCCTGGATGTTCCCGTGGCCGTGGTCCAATGCAAAGCATGGAGTAAGCCGGTGAAGGTGGAACAGGTCCGCGCACTTGCCGGCGTCATGCACGAACACAAGGTGCGTCGAGGCGTTTTTTGGTCGTTGTCTGGCTATGTCGGGCGGCCGGTGCAGGAGTCTGCAGAGCGGGCCGGCATTCAATTACTTGATGGTGCCGGAATCGTCGAACGGATTCGCGCACTCGATCAGTATAAGCAATCGACGTTACTGAAGCAGGCGTTTCGGGGCGACTACCTGACGCCGACATGCGCTGCCTGCGGAATCAAGATGGTGGAGAGGAAAGGGCCCGCCGGCCCATTCTGGGGTTGCCAAAACTATCCCGGTTGCAAGGTTAGACTGGCCCGCAACGTCTAG
- a CDS encoding hypothetical protein (K06583: ITGA7; integrin alpha 7), with product MPSADRNNQMLPTDPPMGVGDVLDKADGVYFCIKDHDSVFLWVNQNFADLVGQSKDALIGSADSRAAHVAHDKAVMASGQPLLNFHETIDVPTADGGTTALEIVTQKGLLRKKGGTEIIGITVCFSKRFPAADEEADNLIQKLELTPTGVGGHFAPGPGSGEGVRSASLPERFAGDRHFYSTNYYLLKEGELLRLHALNQDEQWFYHQGSAVRLHIFSPDGTYSTIDIGADLDQGQVLQAVAPHNHWFGAELLGPGYVLVSCSLAPGYDPRDSVNPTADQLADLRQAFPAQADLIQKLALD from the coding sequence ATGCCCAGCGCCGATCGAAACAACCAGATGCTCCCGACCGATCCGCCGATGGGTGTGGGCGACGTGCTCGACAAAGCCGACGGCGTCTACTTCTGCATCAAGGACCACGACTCTGTCTTCCTTTGGGTGAACCAGAACTTTGCGGATCTGGTGGGACAGAGCAAGGATGCCTTGATCGGCAGCGCCGATTCCCGCGCAGCCCATGTGGCACACGACAAGGCGGTGATGGCGAGCGGCCAGCCCCTGCTGAACTTCCACGAAACCATCGATGTGCCGACGGCGGACGGCGGAACGACCGCCCTGGAAATCGTGACGCAAAAGGGCCTGCTGCGAAAGAAGGGAGGGACAGAGATCATTGGGATCACCGTCTGCTTCTCCAAACGATTCCCCGCCGCCGACGAGGAGGCGGATAATCTGATCCAGAAGCTCGAGCTCACCCCCACTGGCGTAGGCGGGCACTTTGCGCCGGGGCCAGGCAGCGGGGAAGGGGTGCGCAGCGCATCCCTGCCCGAGCGCTTCGCAGGCGATCGCCACTTCTACTCCACTAACTACTACCTGCTGAAAGAGGGAGAACTGCTCCGTCTCCATGCCCTGAACCAGGACGAGCAGTGGTTCTACCACCAGGGGAGTGCGGTGCGGCTGCACATTTTTTCCCCCGACGGGACCTACTCCACCATCGACATCGGTGCGGATCTGGATCAGGGACAGGTCTTGCAGGCAGTTGCTCCGCATAACCACTGGTTCGGAGCGGAACTTCTGGGGCCCGGTTACGTGCTGGTGAGCTGCAGTCTGGCGCCCGGCTACGACCCTCGCGACAGCGTCAACCCGACCGCCGATCAGCTTGCCGACCTGAGACAGGCTTTTCCTGCACAAGCCGATCTGATCCAGAAGCTGGCTCTCGACTGA
- a CDS encoding membrane protein, with protein sequence MEGQMFLRYGKKRQCARAAVAAIMLLVAAVANAQGSITLYGRVAGGVDYMNKIATGNGQTGGLLRYGSNQWGVSLWGLRAREDLGGGLSAVMNLESAFSSGDGLGAGTGLFSRYAVVGLSSNTYGTLWLGRAMGLPDSEGWTLDPMGMQATSIGTLQNGRSWGSRGNAITYTSPDWGGLSFRAQAGLNGMAGNFNAGRQLAGSVSFENGPILIKGIYEEIRDADGEFTNLYTASRLYEAGAAYVVGSLKLFGGYSLTRSGGATVADADNPMAANKQQQFWFGANYQASPALTLIGGAYRAIRNHAAGNGTLLALGANYYFSKRTLLYGTVGTVLNGGNAVFSVEAGSNKPLAGASQQGIYTGIVHRF encoded by the coding sequence GTGGAGGGACAGATGTTTCTGAGGTATGGCAAGAAGCGGCAGTGTGCCAGGGCCGCTGTGGCGGCGATCATGCTGCTTGTGGCGGCGGTCGCGAATGCGCAGGGCAGTATCACCCTTTATGGGCGAGTTGCCGGCGGCGTCGACTATATGAACAAGATCGCCACCGGAAACGGGCAAACCGGCGGCTTGCTGCGTTACGGCAGCAATCAATGGGGGGTAAGCCTGTGGGGGCTCCGGGCCAGGGAGGACTTGGGTGGAGGCCTGAGCGCGGTGATGAATCTGGAGAGCGCATTTTCATCGGGTGACGGGCTGGGAGCGGGTACAGGCCTCTTCAGCCGCTACGCTGTTGTCGGGCTTTCCAGCAACACATATGGAACCCTGTGGCTCGGTCGCGCCATGGGGCTGCCTGACTCGGAGGGCTGGACCCTCGATCCGATGGGCATGCAGGCCACCAGCATTGGCACACTTCAAAATGGCAGAAGCTGGGGGTCCCGTGGTAATGCCATTACCTACACTTCACCAGACTGGGGAGGACTCTCGTTCCGGGCGCAGGCAGGCCTCAATGGTATGGCAGGCAATTTCAACGCCGGCAGGCAATTGGCTGGCAGTGTGAGTTTCGAGAACGGCCCCATTTTGATTAAGGGAATCTACGAAGAAATTCGAGATGCCGATGGGGAATTTACCAATCTATACACTGCTTCACGCCTGTATGAGGCCGGCGCCGCGTATGTGGTGGGCAGCCTGAAGCTGTTCGGGGGCTATAGTCTCACACGCTCCGGCGGCGCAACAGTGGCAGATGCCGACAATCCGATGGCCGCCAATAAGCAGCAACAGTTCTGGTTTGGCGCGAATTACCAGGCATCGCCAGCGCTGACGCTGATTGGTGGTGCATACAGGGCAATCCGGAACCATGCTGCCGGCAATGGAACCTTGCTGGCACTGGGCGCAAATTACTATTTCTCGAAGCGCACCCTGCTTTACGGGACGGTTGGTACCGTCTTGAACGGCGGGAATGCGGTGTTCTCAGTCGAGGCCGGCAGCAACAAGCCTCTGGCGGGTGCAAGTCAGCAGGGCATCTATACCGGCATCGTGCACCGATTCTGA
- a CDS encoding ATPase AAA gives MIMTLADSLRARAQALRLNGLVEHWSEVGDADWVAPLIQWEEHERAHRSLQRRVRAARLGRFKALSDFDWKWPERIDRAAIEELMSLAFLKEATNVVFIGPNGVGKSTLAQNVAHQALIHGHTVLFTSAGQILGELAALDSDSALRKRLHRYAAPDVLVIDEVGYLSYSNRHADLLFELISRRYETRSTIVTTNKPFGQWSEVFPNAACVVSLVDRLVHRAEVIAIEGESYRLKEARERTESRSRQRAAKKVITEKGASE, from the coding sequence ATGATCATGACCCTCGCTGACTCCCTGCGCGCACGCGCGCAAGCCTTGCGCCTGAACGGGCTGGTGGAGCACTGGTCCGAGGTGGGCGATGCCGACTGGGTCGCCCCGCTCATCCAGTGGGAAGAACACGAGCGCGCCCACCGCTCGCTGCAGCGGCGCGTGCGTGCCGCGCGGCTGGGCAGGTTCAAGGCCCTGAGCGACTTCGACTGGAAATGGCCCGAACGCATCGATCGCGCGGCCATCGAGGAGTTGATGTCGCTCGCCTTCCTCAAGGAGGCGACCAACGTGGTGTTCATTGGCCCGAACGGCGTGGGCAAGTCGACGCTCGCACAGAACGTGGCACACCAGGCGCTCATCCATGGCCACACGGTACTGTTCACCTCCGCGGGGCAAATACTCGGCGAGCTGGCGGCGCTCGACAGCGACTCCGCCTTGCGCAAGCGCCTGCACCGCTACGCCGCGCCAGACGTGCTGGTGATCGACGAAGTCGGCTACCTCTCGTACTCGAACCGTCATGCCGACCTGCTGTTCGAGCTGATCAGCCGCCGCTATGAGACCCGCAGTACGATCGTCACGACCAACAAGCCGTTTGGGCAATGGTCGGAGGTGTTCCCGAACGCCGCCTGTGTCGTCTCGCTGGTCGACCGGCTGGTGCATCGCGCCGAGGTCATCGCGATCGAGGGCGAGTCCTATCGCCTGAAGGAAGCGCGCGAGCGCACCGAGTCCCGCTCCCGACAGCGGGCAGCGAAGAAGGTCATCACGGAAAAAGGAGCCTCTGAATGA
- a CDS encoding PAAR motif protein — MGQAAAKLGDSIVNAADIHMVLVPSPGGPVPTPQPFPFNGRITINTSANVRINGRPAARVGSMAQNVPPHIPTSGTFQVPPTNLGRVVMGSLTVRINGHAAARMGDFCETCHDIPPVGPQAPPPKVQVIGLSTVMMG; from the coding sequence ATGGGACAAGCCGCCGCCAAGCTAGGCGACAGCATCGTTAACGCCGCGGATATTCACATGGTGCTCGTGCCGAGCCCAGGCGGCCCCGTGCCGACGCCGCAGCCATTTCCTTTCAACGGTAGGATCACGATCAACACGAGCGCGAACGTGCGCATTAACGGGCGACCCGCCGCAAGGGTCGGCTCGATGGCGCAAAACGTCCCGCCGCACATCCCAACGTCGGGCACCTTCCAGGTGCCGCCGACAAACCTTGGACGGGTCGTGATGGGCAGCCTCACGGTACGGATCAACGGCCACGCCGCCGCGCGCATGGGCGACTTCTGCGAAACGTGCCACGACATTCCGCCGGTCGGCCCGCAAGCGCCACCGCCGAAGGTGCAGGTGATCGGCCTCTCCACGGTCATGATGGGATAG